One Paraburkholderia agricolaris DNA segment encodes these proteins:
- a CDS encoding methyltransferase family protein, with product MNIAQSIAIVVPWALWLLYWVATSNRVKQTARKEASLSRTLQSIPLIGGGALIVLPDFTAAALSVDLHAIGPLQLAGFAVLLAGLAFSVWARLHLGTNWSVSVTLKEGHELVRSGPYGLVRHPIYTGCLLALLGAVLIGAQWRGVVGLLLIFASLAYKVRVEESWLTGHFGRAYSQYRRDVAALIPGLF from the coding sequence GTGAATATCGCTCAGAGCATTGCCATTGTCGTACCGTGGGCGCTGTGGCTGCTGTATTGGGTCGCGACGTCGAACCGGGTCAAACAGACCGCGCGCAAGGAGGCATCGCTGTCGCGCACGTTGCAGTCGATTCCGCTGATTGGCGGCGGCGCGTTGATCGTGTTGCCGGACTTCACCGCAGCGGCGTTGTCCGTCGATCTGCATGCAATCGGGCCGCTCCAGCTGGCCGGCTTCGCCGTGCTCCTGGCCGGTCTTGCTTTTTCCGTGTGGGCGCGGCTGCATCTCGGCACCAACTGGAGCGTGTCGGTCACGCTGAAGGAAGGGCATGAACTGGTGCGTAGCGGGCCTTATGGGCTGGTTCGTCATCCGATCTATACGGGCTGCCTGCTGGCCCTTCTGGGGGCCGTGCTGATCGGCGCGCAATGGCGTGGCGTGGTCGGGCTATTGCTGATTTTCGCATCGCTGGCGTACAAGGTGCGGGTCGAGGAGAGCTGGCTGACCGGTCACTTCGGCCGTGCGTATTCGCAGTATCGCCGCGACGTCGCCGCGCTGATTCCCGGTCTCTTCTGA
- a CDS encoding DHA2 family efflux MFS transporter permease subunit, which yields MSAATPLPADTGHGPGPDSAGEHSVPRMRGAQLALLTFALSLATFIEVLDSTVTNVAVPAISGGLGVSNSQGTWVISSYSVAAAIAVPLTGWLSRRLGETRLFLGAVVLFTLTSLLCGVAGDFHLLVVCRALQGLFSGPMVPLSQTILLRTFPPDKRVVALALWAMTVLLAPIFGPVVGGWIIDNFSWPWIFLINLPIGIFSFAVCMTMLRPDAPAAKAAPIDLPGILLLVVGVGSLQMVLDLGHDRGWFDSPLILTLAIVAGLAIVSLLIWEAGERHPVIDLSLFRDRTFSFCVLIIALGMMSFSVVGVIFPLWLQAVMGYTAYQAGLATAPLGVLALVFSILVGIYAARFDARVLATFGFLVFAGVLWWDAHFTLTMTFTQIITPGLIQGIGLPCFFIPLTAATLSRVSDDKLAAASSLSNFLRTLSAAFGTAMSVTLWDNRALYHYDVVAQSVTKSSGNTQRFVQSLHGMGIDGARELATLHHVVQQQAYMMATGDMFYMASVTCLVLAAMMWLTRPKRGAAMALGH from the coding sequence ATGAGCGCCGCTACGCCGTTGCCGGCGGATACGGGGCATGGCCCTGGCCCGGACTCCGCTGGCGAGCACAGCGTACCTCGCATGCGCGGCGCGCAACTCGCCTTGCTGACGTTCGCGTTGTCGCTGGCCACCTTCATCGAAGTCCTGGATTCGACGGTAACAAACGTCGCGGTGCCGGCGATTTCCGGCGGCCTCGGCGTGTCCAACAGCCAGGGCACGTGGGTAATCAGTTCGTACTCCGTGGCCGCAGCCATCGCCGTACCGTTGACGGGCTGGCTCTCGCGCCGGCTCGGCGAAACGCGGCTGTTTCTCGGCGCGGTGGTGCTCTTCACGCTGACGTCGCTGTTGTGCGGCGTGGCCGGCGATTTTCATCTTCTGGTGGTATGCCGCGCTTTGCAGGGGCTTTTCTCCGGGCCGATGGTGCCGCTTTCCCAAACGATCCTGCTGCGCACCTTTCCCCCGGACAAGCGCGTTGTGGCACTCGCGCTATGGGCGATGACCGTACTGCTTGCGCCGATTTTCGGCCCGGTGGTGGGCGGCTGGATCATCGACAATTTTTCGTGGCCGTGGATCTTCCTGATCAATCTGCCGATCGGTATCTTCTCGTTTGCAGTGTGCATGACGATGCTGCGCCCCGACGCGCCGGCTGCCAAGGCGGCGCCGATCGATTTGCCCGGCATTCTTCTGCTGGTGGTCGGTGTGGGCTCGCTGCAGATGGTGCTGGATCTTGGGCATGATCGCGGCTGGTTCGATTCGCCGCTGATCCTGACGCTCGCGATCGTCGCCGGTTTGGCGATCGTGTCGCTGTTGATCTGGGAGGCCGGCGAACGGCATCCTGTGATCGATTTAAGCCTGTTCCGCGACCGTACGTTCTCGTTTTGCGTGCTGATTATCGCGCTTGGCATGATGAGCTTTTCGGTGGTCGGCGTGATCTTTCCGCTCTGGCTGCAGGCCGTGATGGGTTACACCGCATATCAGGCCGGACTTGCCACTGCGCCACTCGGCGTGCTCGCGCTGGTGTTCTCGATTCTGGTCGGCATCTATGCAGCCCGTTTCGACGCACGCGTGCTGGCGACTTTCGGCTTTCTCGTGTTTGCGGGCGTGCTGTGGTGGGATGCGCATTTCACGCTGACCATGACCTTCACGCAGATCATCACGCCGGGTCTGATCCAGGGAATCGGCTTGCCGTGCTTCTTCATTCCGTTGACCGCGGCGACGCTCTCGCGCGTGTCCGACGACAAGCTCGCGGCGGCCTCCAGCCTGTCGAATTTCCTGCGCACGCTATCGGCGGCGTTCGGCACGGCAATGAGCGTCACGCTATGGGATAACCGCGCGCTGTATCACTACGACGTCGTCGCACAGTCGGTGACGAAATCGTCCGGCAACACGCAGCGCTTTGTTCAGAGCCTGCACGGCATGGGTATCGACGGCGCGCGCGAACTCGCCACCTTGCATCACGTCGTGCAGCAACAGGCGTACATGATGGCGACCGGCGACATGTTCTACATGGCAAGCGTCACCTGCCTCGTGCTTGCCGCGATGATGTGGCTCACGCGTCCAAAGCGCGGTGCGGCAATGGCTTTAGGTCACTGA
- a CDS encoding H-NS histone family protein, whose translation MPTLEQIQAKLKKLQAQADVLIARKAQAAVDQIRDLMLKHGLTTADIEAKAKARRAALALNGRAAGGKAKSVAGKSIAKYRDHKTGATWTGHGRAPAWIAAVKDRTQFLIEGAGELKSAAKAAVTHAKAGRKGQPKGAQPPKYLNPKTGATWSGRGPAPAWLATVKDRTQFLIDGAAATRNVAAKKGVTAKKAVASKAAAKKSTAAAKKTAAKKGAGRPAAKKAVAKKAAVKKTAAARKTPGRKTGSKAKAGAKRVVAAAPQTSTVQAGA comes from the coding sequence ATGCCCACGTTAGAGCAAATCCAGGCAAAGCTGAAGAAGCTGCAGGCACAAGCCGACGTGCTTATCGCCAGGAAAGCACAAGCCGCGGTCGACCAGATTCGCGACCTGATGCTCAAGCACGGCCTGACTACTGCGGATATCGAAGCAAAGGCAAAGGCGAGGCGCGCCGCGCTCGCCCTGAATGGACGTGCTGCAGGTGGTAAGGCAAAAAGCGTTGCAGGCAAGTCGATTGCGAAGTATCGCGACCATAAAACCGGCGCGACCTGGACAGGCCACGGGCGCGCACCGGCATGGATTGCCGCAGTGAAAGACCGGACCCAATTTCTGATTGAAGGTGCCGGCGAACTGAAGTCCGCGGCAAAGGCCGCGGTCACTCACGCCAAAGCCGGAAGAAAAGGCCAGCCTAAAGGTGCTCAGCCACCCAAGTATCTCAATCCGAAAACGGGCGCCACCTGGAGCGGACGCGGTCCGGCACCGGCGTGGCTCGCAACGGTTAAAGACCGAACCCAGTTTCTGATCGACGGCGCTGCCGCGACCCGCAATGTCGCCGCGAAGAAAGGCGTGACGGCGAAAAAGGCCGTGGCGTCCAAAGCGGCTGCAAAGAAGAGCACCGCAGCGGCTAAAAAGACTGCGGCAAAGAAAGGCGCCGGCAGGCCTGCTGCGAAAAAAGCCGTGGCAAAGAAGGCTGCTGTGAAGAAAACCGCCGCTGCAAGGAAAACACCGGGTCGTAAGACCGGCAGCAAAGCCAAAGCCGGTGCGAAGCGGGTTGTTGCCGCGGCGCCGCAAACCTCGACGGTGCAAGCCGGCGCGTGA
- a CDS encoding FKBP-type peptidyl-prolyl cis-trans isomerase, with amino-acid sequence MAAATTEKLPSGVIVEHLTQGTGPQPAADDVVKVNYRGTLANGTEFDSSAKHGGPATFPLNRVIPCWTQGVQKMKVGEKAKLTCPAATAYGERSVGVIPANSDLTFEVELVGIVK; translated from the coding sequence ATGGCCGCTGCCACCACTGAAAAATTGCCTTCCGGCGTGATCGTTGAACATCTCACGCAGGGCACGGGTCCGCAACCGGCCGCTGACGACGTTGTGAAGGTCAACTATCGCGGCACGCTCGCCAACGGCACCGAGTTCGACAGCTCGGCGAAGCATGGCGGCCCGGCAACCTTCCCGCTCAATCGCGTGATTCCGTGCTGGACGCAAGGCGTGCAGAAAATGAAAGTCGGCGAGAAGGCCAAGCTGACCTGCCCGGCGGCCACGGCTTATGGCGAGCGCAGCGTCGGTGTGATTCCGGCGAATAGCGACCTGACATTTGAAGTCGAACTCGTCGGTATCGTCAAGTAA
- a CDS encoding MFS transporter → MQRSPALTPDDAIYRKIARRIVPFLFICYVVNFIDRVNIGFAKLQFLQDLKLDDAVFGFAAGMFFVGYLLFELPSNLLLDRIGVRKTLLRIMVLWGLLTVLLMFVRSASMLYLLRFLLGAAEAGFFPGIILYLTYWFPDRQRGRITSLFIMAVPLAGIIGGPLSGWIMGHFHDMLGLRGWQWLFLIEGVPAIVLGVMAMLYLDDRPMHAKWLSDAEKAHITAALETDRQQRGAHHAPPTRLSDVLRNPRIYLLSAIYFCVFMGLNAVGFWIPTLLRHVGVQQIGNIGWLSGAISVCTAIGIVVIGRSSDRHAERRWHVACCGFAVAGSFLLLPLAAHSVPFTVALLVVASTCIYATLSIFWTIPTAYLDGGAAAAGIATITAIGAIGGAVSPSLVGMLKAETGSVYAGFTVIAALLIAGMVALLRAVPAPHRDAVGTVGPVVLK, encoded by the coding sequence ATGCAGCGCTCGCCAGCACTGACGCCCGACGACGCGATCTATCGCAAGATCGCGCGGCGCATCGTGCCGTTTCTATTCATCTGCTATGTGGTCAATTTCATCGACCGCGTCAACATCGGTTTTGCAAAACTGCAGTTCCTGCAGGATCTGAAACTCGACGACGCTGTATTCGGCTTCGCGGCGGGAATGTTCTTCGTCGGCTACCTGCTGTTCGAGTTGCCGAGCAATCTGCTGCTGGATCGTATCGGCGTGCGCAAGACGCTCTTGCGGATCATGGTGCTGTGGGGTCTTCTGACCGTGCTGCTGATGTTCGTCAGGAGCGCGAGCATGCTGTATCTGCTGCGTTTCCTGCTGGGTGCCGCCGAAGCCGGCTTCTTTCCCGGCATCATTCTTTATCTGACGTACTGGTTTCCCGATCGGCAACGCGGACGCATCACGAGCCTGTTCATTATGGCCGTGCCGTTGGCGGGCATCATCGGCGGCCCCCTGTCAGGCTGGATCATGGGGCATTTCCACGACATGCTCGGCTTGCGCGGCTGGCAGTGGCTATTCCTGATCGAAGGGGTGCCGGCTATCGTACTCGGCGTAATGGCGATGCTCTATCTGGACGATCGCCCAATGCACGCAAAATGGCTGAGCGACGCGGAAAAGGCCCACATCACCGCCGCGCTCGAGACGGATCGACAGCAGCGCGGCGCGCACCATGCGCCGCCCACGCGGCTCTCCGACGTGTTGCGCAACCCGCGAATCTATCTGCTCTCGGCGATCTATTTCTGCGTGTTCATGGGGCTCAATGCAGTCGGCTTCTGGATTCCGACGCTGTTGCGGCACGTCGGCGTGCAACAGATCGGCAATATCGGCTGGTTGAGCGGCGCGATTTCGGTTTGCACGGCAATCGGTATCGTGGTGATCGGACGCAGCTCGGATCGTCACGCCGAACGGCGCTGGCATGTGGCGTGCTGCGGCTTTGCGGTGGCCGGCAGTTTTCTGCTGCTGCCGCTCGCCGCCCACAGCGTGCCCTTCACCGTCGCCCTGCTGGTGGTCGCGTCGACCTGCATCTACGCAACGCTAAGCATTTTCTGGACGATTCCCACCGCGTATCTGGATGGCGGCGCAGCCGCGGCCGGTATTGCGACGATCACTGCGATCGGCGCGATTGGCGGTGCGGTGAGCCCTTCATTGGTCGGCATGCTGAAGGCCGAAACCGGCAGCGTCTACGCGGGCTTTACCGTCATCGCGGCGCTCCTGATTGCCGGTATGGTTGCACTGCTGCGGGCCGTGCCCGCGCCACATCGCGATGCGGTAGGTACAGTGGGGCCGGTTGTGTTGAAGTAG
- a CDS encoding MarR family winged helix-turn-helix transcriptional regulator has product MLKHPEHIDEFLLYRLHNLARVATQGVGLMFRRELGISRRDWRILAFVGKYPDASLSRLAESAALDMVVASRCVANMVKKGLIAKTRLPQNKRLTVLTLTEAGRLAYEQARVSGQRYNAEFAACLSNEEAHLLDGLLKRMEQQAAQLTQREIARSGSLPGSISGAIPLLNEDVE; this is encoded by the coding sequence GTGCTGAAGCATCCCGAGCACATCGACGAATTTCTGCTCTACCGGCTTCATAACCTGGCGCGCGTGGCAACCCAGGGCGTCGGGCTGATGTTCCGTCGGGAACTTGGTATTAGCCGGCGCGACTGGCGCATTCTCGCGTTCGTCGGCAAGTACCCCGACGCGAGTCTGTCCCGGCTTGCCGAATCGGCCGCGCTCGACATGGTGGTGGCGAGCCGCTGTGTCGCCAATATGGTGAAGAAAGGGTTGATTGCGAAAACGCGCCTGCCGCAGAACAAGCGGCTGACCGTGCTCACGCTCACCGAAGCCGGCCGTCTCGCCTACGAACAGGCGCGCGTGAGCGGGCAACGCTATAACGCCGAGTTCGCGGCCTGCCTGAGCAATGAAGAAGCGCATTTACTCGACGGCTTGCTCAAGCGGATGGAGCAGCAAGCCGCGCAACTGACGCAACGCGAAATCGCCAGAAGCGGGTCGCTGCCTGGGTCGATTTCTGGGGCGATTCCATTATTGAACGAAGACGTCGAATAA
- a CDS encoding 3-oxoacyl-ACP reductase: MLLSEQWVLVTGGARGLGAAITRALVREGASVVVNYHQSEKLAHALKDELGDRVLPIQADVTDAAAVARLFEAAQTQTGKPVVSVVNNALADFQFDGDARPKIDSIDWTRFQQQLDGSLKGALNTMQAATASMRSRGFGRIVNVGTNLFQNPVVPYHDYTAAKAALLSLTRTAAHDLGPDGITVNMVSGGLLRITDASAATPEFVFDLIAGSTPLRRVTSPEEFADAVLFFLSPWARAVTGQNLIVDGGLVKG, translated from the coding sequence ATGCTTTTATCCGAACAATGGGTGCTGGTAACGGGCGGTGCCCGCGGACTCGGCGCCGCGATCACACGTGCACTGGTACGCGAAGGCGCGAGCGTCGTGGTGAATTACCACCAGAGCGAAAAGTTGGCTCATGCGCTCAAAGACGAACTCGGCGACCGTGTCCTGCCGATCCAGGCGGACGTGACCGATGCAGCCGCCGTCGCGCGCCTGTTCGAAGCGGCGCAGACTCAAACGGGCAAGCCCGTGGTATCGGTGGTCAACAACGCGCTGGCCGACTTTCAGTTCGACGGCGACGCTCGCCCCAAAATCGACTCGATCGACTGGACGCGCTTCCAGCAGCAACTGGACGGTTCACTCAAGGGCGCACTCAATACGATGCAAGCAGCAACCGCGAGCATGCGTTCGCGCGGATTTGGCCGCATCGTCAACGTCGGCACCAACCTGTTCCAGAACCCCGTCGTGCCCTATCACGATTACACAGCGGCCAAGGCGGCACTGCTGTCGCTCACGCGCACCGCCGCTCACGATCTCGGTCCGGACGGCATCACGGTAAATATGGTGTCGGGCGGCCTGCTACGCATCACCGACGCGAGCGCGGCCACGCCCGAATTCGTGTTCGATCTGATCGCCGGTTCAACGCCGCTACGGCGCGTCACATCGCCTGAAGAGTTCGCCGATGCCGTGCTGTTCTTCCTGTCGCCATGGGCACGCGCGGTCACCGGTCAGAATCTGATCGTGGACGGCGGCCTCGTGAAGGGTTAA
- a CDS encoding DUF6765 family protein has translation MNIDFHYGVVYIAARIGGMAAEEAITVAHACQYVDDATTSGILRFSGGETFERFATAHKLFDYTNTENDQNRLVWAPFHFLPAGVGETLEDKAVCRPDSAVAREVVRRAIRQRGADTALHRLGVTLHTYVDTWAHQGFAGIESPTNRVHMLEAEDCTPEGWFARLKRATQHLVEHIEEDVLTLALPVGHGAALHYPDQPWAKWHYTDGRNMRVKRHNLPEFMQAAEMTCRAVRAYVAGREDFENHAGLPEDVRAALTMLLDTNRNPDDNKRLQTLCEAVKTGAIPGLSESIPEYVPKGVGSWKYKATGLQSDDDSGDRPRWSDVFENSDYRRFHDAVKEHRFVTTQEILPACGLRIA, from the coding sequence ATGAACATCGATTTTCACTACGGGGTCGTCTATATCGCTGCACGTATCGGCGGAATGGCAGCCGAGGAGGCAATTACGGTGGCGCATGCGTGTCAGTACGTCGACGACGCGACCACGTCAGGAATACTGCGTTTTTCGGGCGGTGAAACTTTCGAGCGCTTCGCCACCGCGCACAAACTATTTGACTATACCAACACAGAAAATGACCAGAACCGGCTGGTATGGGCACCATTTCACTTTCTGCCCGCCGGTGTCGGGGAAACGCTCGAAGACAAAGCGGTGTGCCGGCCGGATAGCGCCGTGGCCCGCGAAGTGGTGCGCCGGGCGATCCGGCAACGAGGCGCCGATACGGCTTTGCATCGTCTCGGTGTGACGCTTCACACCTACGTCGATACGTGGGCCCACCAGGGCTTCGCCGGAATCGAAAGTCCGACGAACCGTGTCCATATGCTGGAGGCAGAAGATTGCACGCCGGAAGGCTGGTTTGCCCGTCTGAAACGCGCCACGCAGCATCTGGTCGAGCACATCGAGGAAGATGTACTCACGCTTGCACTGCCTGTCGGTCACGGCGCGGCCTTGCATTATCCCGACCAGCCGTGGGCGAAATGGCATTACACCGACGGCAGAAATATGCGCGTCAAAAGGCACAATCTGCCTGAGTTCATGCAGGCGGCCGAGATGACTTGCCGCGCGGTACGTGCCTACGTGGCGGGGCGCGAAGATTTCGAAAACCACGCCGGTTTGCCGGAAGATGTCCGAGCCGCACTTACCATGCTTCTCGACACCAATCGGAACCCGGACGACAATAAGCGCCTGCAGACCCTTTGCGAAGCGGTAAAAACGGGTGCGATTCCCGGCCTGTCAGAATCGATTCCTGAGTACGTGCCCAAGGGAGTCGGCTCCTGGAAATACAAAGCTACCGGTTTGCAGTCCGACGACGACAGCGGGGATCGGCCCCGGTGGAGCGACGTCTTTGAGAACAGTGATTACCGGCGCTTTCACGACGCGGTCAAGGAGCACCGCTTCGTGACGACGCAGGAGATTCTGCCGGCGTGCGGACTGCGGATCGCGTGA
- a CDS encoding sulfatase-like hydrolase/transferase → MADTRNVLFIMCDQLRRDHLGCYGHPYLQTRHIDALAARGVRFDNAFVSSGVCGPSRMSYYTGRTMSSHGANWNRVPLSIGEMTLGEYLRLNGRSLALAGKTHVMADGNGMQRLDIARQSPLGLRLSTGSFDELDRYDGHHEPGKESGYPAFLRAHGYVSDKPWSDFAISVEDDSGAVHSGWKMRNVRWPARVAEPHSETAYMTDQAIRYIEQQGDTPWALHLSYVKPHWPYVAPRPYHDLYSLDQCLPLARKPAELDNAHPVVAAYRTHEESANFAREEVSNTVRPVYQGLIQQIDDHLGRLWDTLERLGRWQDTLIVFTADHGDFLGDHWLGEKELFYDTVQRVPMIVYDPSTRADATRGSAETRFVSGIDVVPTVLDALGLPAYEERIEGHSVLALTRGETEHAEGWRDYVVSELDYSFRRTRLALGRKPDECRGWMVRDTRWKYIHWQGYRPQLFDLANDPDEYIDLGADASHAPIRAQMHAKLADWYGSLKQRVTIDNPTVESKTDTHKDWGVFFGEW, encoded by the coding sequence ATGGCGGATACCCGCAACGTTCTCTTCATCATGTGCGACCAGCTTCGCCGCGATCACCTCGGCTGCTACGGACATCCCTACCTGCAAACCCGTCATATCGACGCGCTGGCCGCGCGCGGCGTGCGTTTCGACAACGCGTTCGTCAGCTCCGGCGTGTGCGGTCCGTCACGCATGTCGTATTACACCGGCCGCACGATGAGCAGTCACGGCGCCAACTGGAACCGGGTGCCGCTCTCGATCGGGGAAATGACGCTCGGCGAATACCTGCGTCTGAATGGCCGCTCGCTCGCGCTGGCCGGCAAGACGCACGTGATGGCTGACGGCAACGGCATGCAGCGGCTCGACATCGCGCGCCAGAGTCCGCTCGGACTGCGCCTCTCGACTGGCTCGTTCGACGAACTCGACCGCTACGACGGTCACCACGAACCCGGCAAGGAGAGCGGCTATCCGGCCTTTTTGCGTGCACACGGCTACGTCAGCGACAAACCGTGGAGCGACTTCGCAATCAGTGTGGAAGACGACAGCGGCGCGGTGCATTCCGGCTGGAAAATGCGCAACGTGCGCTGGCCGGCGCGGGTGGCCGAGCCGCATTCCGAAACGGCCTACATGACGGATCAGGCGATCCGCTACATCGAGCAGCAGGGCGACACGCCGTGGGCCTTGCATTTGTCGTACGTAAAGCCGCACTGGCCCTATGTCGCGCCGCGGCCCTATCACGACCTGTATTCGCTCGATCAATGTCTGCCGCTCGCGCGCAAGCCCGCCGAACTCGACAATGCCCACCCCGTGGTCGCGGCGTATCGCACTCACGAAGAGAGCGCCAATTTCGCGCGTGAAGAAGTGTCGAACACCGTACGGCCGGTTTACCAAGGTCTGATCCAGCAGATCGACGATCATCTCGGCCGGCTGTGGGATACGCTCGAACGACTCGGCCGCTGGCAAGACACGTTGATCGTCTTTACCGCCGATCATGGCGACTTCCTCGGCGATCATTGGCTCGGCGAAAAGGAACTGTTCTATGACACCGTGCAGCGCGTGCCGATGATCGTCTACGATCCGTCGACGCGTGCCGACGCTACTCGCGGTAGTGCCGAAACGCGCTTCGTATCGGGCATCGACGTGGTGCCGACGGTACTCGACGCGCTCGGCCTGCCGGCCTATGAAGAGCGCATCGAAGGACACTCGGTTCTGGCACTCACGCGCGGCGAAACGGAGCATGCCGAAGGCTGGCGCGATTACGTGGTCTCCGAACTCGACTATAGTTTCCGCCGCACACGTCTCGCACTGGGACGCAAGCCCGATGAATGCCGCGGCTGGATGGTGCGCGACACACGCTGGAAGTACATACACTGGCAAGGATATCGCCCGCAGCTCTTCGATCTGGCGAACGATCCTGACGAATACATCGATCTCGGCGCCGATGCGAGTCACGCCCCCATCCGCGCGCAAATGCATGCGAAGCTCGCCGACTGGTACGGCTCGTTGAAACAGCGCGTCACGATCGATAACCCGACGGTCGAGAGCAAGACGGACACGCACAAGGACTGGGGGGTCTTTTTCGGCGAGTGGTAG
- a CDS encoding glycosyltransferase: protein MAKVIITAIGSAGDVHPLLGIGAALAARGHEIVFCTHPPFAEAAARQGFAFVPIGTAAEYEAAMANPALWHPRTSFRTLWAVIAPTLRPHFDTLAALTDSNTVLVGTLWAFSARLMQELYRVPFVSVQVSPSTLLSAHAPPTHPRLTIPRGLPLAVKTALLRLIERQVLDKICGPALNGLRAELGPAPVRRIFGEWLHSTDGVLCLFPDWFAQAQPDWPAPRCLSGFPLFNDTSATAPDPQLDAFLATGERPVVFTAGSTLIDQERYANAVSAALREGGLRGILLTPDAPKTDAAAIEADVCADAPGALLKRRYVPLQTLLPRCRALVHHGGIGTAALAYAAGIPQVVTPFAHDQFDNAQRVVVSGCGIRLDRPLQPQALVRALRQVLGSPSIATQCGRVQDRLAASPDGCETAARYIEAFMPAAVREQTVGRTTSPALAAIGHSV from the coding sequence ATGGCGAAAGTCATCATTACCGCGATCGGCTCGGCGGGCGACGTGCATCCGTTGCTCGGCATCGGTGCGGCGCTGGCCGCGCGCGGCCATGAGATCGTCTTTTGCACGCATCCTCCGTTCGCAGAAGCTGCCGCGCGCCAGGGCTTTGCTTTCGTGCCCATCGGCACCGCCGCTGAATATGAAGCGGCGATGGCGAACCCGGCGCTATGGCATCCGCGTACGTCGTTCCGGACGTTATGGGCGGTGATCGCACCAACATTGCGACCGCATTTCGACACGCTGGCCGCGTTGACCGATAGCAACACGGTGCTGGTCGGCACGTTATGGGCTTTTTCCGCACGGCTGATGCAGGAACTGTATCGTGTGCCGTTCGTGTCGGTACAGGTGTCGCCGTCGACCCTGCTGTCCGCGCATGCGCCGCCCACCCACCCGCGTCTGACGATTCCGCGTGGCTTGCCGTTGGCTGTAAAAACGGCGCTGCTGCGGCTAATCGAGCGACAGGTGCTCGACAAGATCTGCGGCCCCGCATTGAATGGGTTGCGCGCGGAACTGGGGCCCGCGCCGGTGCGGCGCATTTTCGGCGAGTGGCTGCATTCGACCGACGGTGTGCTGTGCCTGTTTCCGGACTGGTTCGCGCAAGCGCAACCGGATTGGCCGGCACCGCGCTGCCTTAGCGGTTTTCCGCTGTTCAACGACACGAGCGCGACCGCGCCCGATCCGCAACTCGACGCTTTTCTTGCTACGGGCGAGCGGCCTGTGGTTTTCACAGCAGGCTCGACGCTGATCGATCAGGAACGCTATGCAAATGCCGTGAGCGCGGCGTTGAGGGAAGGTGGGCTGCGCGGCATTCTTCTGACACCGGATGCGCCCAAAACCGATGCGGCTGCTATTGAGGCCGATGTGTGTGCAGACGCGCCGGGCGCGTTGCTCAAGCGGCGTTACGTGCCGCTGCAGACGCTGTTACCACGCTGCCGTGCGCTCGTGCATCACGGCGGCATCGGCACTGCTGCGCTGGCGTATGCCGCCGGTATTCCGCAGGTGGTCACACCGTTCGCGCACGATCAGTTCGATAACGCACAGCGCGTCGTCGTGAGTGGATGCGGCATTCGGCTGGACAGGCCGCTGCAACCGCAGGCGCTCGTTCGTGCCTTGAGGCAAGTGCTTGGCAGCCCGTCGATCGCGACCCAGTGCGGACGCGTGCAGGACCGCCTCGCGGCGTCGCCGGACGGCTGCGAGACCGCCGCGCGCTATATCGAAGCGTTCATGCCGGCCGCCGTGCGCGAGCAAACTGTCGGTCGCACGACTTCGCCGGCGCTGGCCGCCATCGGACATAGCGTATGA